The Drosophila sechellia strain sech25 chromosome 2R, ASM438219v1, whole genome shotgun sequence nucleotide sequence ATTCAGTATCCTATGAAATATGAGATTTAACTAGTGAAGTTGTGGGTCTCATGTTTGGCGTGCATTTCCACCTGCAGTCGCTTTTGAACTTGTCatgtaatcaatgcgagtcgtttgaaaaacaaaacagaattGCGAATTATATGGCCGCTGCTACCAAGCAGCATACCTAACCGGTTGGTTGCCCGAGAAATCAGGTTCTACGGTTTGTCAAATAAAATCGCATGTAAATTTAAgatcaacagcaacagcagcaggccaTTTGAAAGCTAAATTCGTTGAACGAAAGTGAATAGCCTTCGGCATCGGCAATAGAATGGGTTGGATTGTGTTTAACCCGAATTCAAAGAACCCAAGAAGCACGAGTCAACGTGACTCGCCAATCTGGCATTGCGGGAGCTCCCCGCCCCCCTCACAAGATGCTTATTGGATTGTTTGTTGGATGGCTCGCTGGCTACTTGGCTTCTTGGCTGGGTTGGTCAGGAAACGCACTGAAGCTTTCCGGTCTGTATATTAAGAGCGGGAAAGTGGGTGGGTGTGCGGTGCGGCGGCGGCTTCTATTCAAGGAATGGGGGAATCTCAAGAGCACATCGCTTAAAACGAGTGTGGCGAAAGCTCACACTCCACAAGAACCATAAGCCATCCATCCAGTCAAGTCAAGTCAAGTCAACCTCCCCCCAAGACCCACaaccccacacacacacacgcacacacactcgctaAGCAACCACTTTAGCACTCACAGTCGCTTGAACTTAACATTCAGTATATTCAGTTATGCAGCAAATAAATCTAACACGAATTACGCGCGCCATAAATCACGGATAGCAAAGGAACGGCATTTGAGTAGCTTCGTGGTTGTGGGACATTGAGCTGACTTTTCAATAACGACTCCGTGGCGCAACGGTAGCGCGTCCGACTCCAGATCGGAAGGTTGCGTGTTCaaatcacgtcggggtcaggCGTAGAtgactttctttttttttacaccattttaattttatttttaagatgtTCTCAATGGCGCCGTGTTCGACGAGGATCATGACGAAATGGTGGTGGTCAAGGATATTGAAATGTTCTCCATGTGCGAGCATCATCTGGTGCCCTTCTACGGCAAAGTTTCCATCGGTTACTTGCCGTGCAACAAGATTCTCGGACTCAGTAAATTGGCACGGTAAGATAAACCTAGTGATGCGCATATGAGATGATCACTCATATAATTTGCAATCCCATCCCATAGCATTGTCGAAATATTTTCGCGTCGCCTGCAAGTCCAGGAGCGCTTGACTAAGCAGATCGCTGTGGCCGTGACTCAGGCCGTGCAACCCGCTGGAGTGGCAGTGGTCGTAGAGGGAGTGTaagtattaaatatatagatatttttTAAGAATATAGTTTAACGAATGTCTTTCCTCCTATACAGCCACATGTGCATGGTGATGCGTGGCGTGCAGAAGATCAACAGCAAAACTGTTACCTCAACTATGCTGGGCGTGTTCCGAGACGATCCCAAGACCCGTGAGGAATTCCTGAACTTAGTCAATAGCAAATAGAGTGGACACTAGAGGACGTTACTGAAATCCGAGACCAACTAAACCCCTACAATATTTTTGGAGGCGCTTatatacaaacaaacaaaaatgaaacgaaacaCAGGGTCCATTAGTTTATGTTTTTAGGATTGATTTCATTTAGTTAGTGCAATGATTGCGCAGCCATTTTCCTTGTTGATTTGTgtaaaaattgttgaaaaattttGTTAGCAAAATACGTTTTTTAGATAGATGAATGTGATGAGAAGCGAGATTCGAAGAGGACGAGATTTGAATACCGGTGTTGGGTAGTTTTATGTTCAATTTTATATGCAGTTTTATGGCACTCGAACGATAATTTTTACAACGTATACATACGAGTAATGCATTGCGCAATAAGGGAACAACTGATAATAAATCATGGCAAATTGTTTAGGGaatttacaatttataaacaattcACATAAAATTAATCAGATCTATAGTTATGTATGTTAAACTATATAAAGAGTTCATGATGTTCCTCGACAGGGACCAAAGTATATTGGATgattttaaatgttaaaattatatgCTCATTATGTAAATGACGTTGCTTGTAGTGAGTCAAAGCTGCTTATTAATTATACAATAAattatgtatttaaataaCGTTAAAATAtggattttttataaaatttatacaTAAAAAAGAGCTAAATATTCCAACAACTTGGGTTTTCGCAtatgaccccgacgtgatttGAACACGCAACCTTCCGATCTGGAGTCGGACGCGCTACCGTTGCGCCACGGAGTCTATTTAAGAGGAGGCTTCTAAGTGACAGGAATCCCCCAACGCCAACAGGTTGTTGGTTCCAGTCGTGGAGTATCAATGACAGTGCTTTGTTAGAAATCCAGCAAGAGCATCGGTGGTTCAGTGGTAGAATGCTCGCCTGCCACGCGGGCGGCCCGGGTTCGATTCCCGGCCGATGCATGCTTTTTTGTTCAAATTCGTAGTTTTAGAAATTTAACaaatccaaaaatattcaCAGCGTAgacgaaaaataaaatatcccAGCGAGGTATCTTTAAtggttcaaataaataaatataagtatttgttatttaactACTTAGTTTGATAAATACACGGTCTATTACTTGCAATCATACTGCGTTTGGACCCTAAATTATTGGATACAAATTTCATAATAATTTACAGCGTGAAGTCATGAGAAAATATTTCACGGCTCCGTACCTAAAATAATGGttaaaatagtaaataaacatTCTAAAAGTTTCTCGACAATAACATACCCCTTACTAATACTAATTCATTTTTACCAAGAATCGATTCACCAAGATTGTTTGAACAGGCCGATGTTTTAATGCACCAATGAACATCGATAACAACAAAAATCGTCAATAAATATCCCCAAAACTCCCACCACTAGTCGTCGTTTCGTTGTCTTGTGGAAAAGTTGGGTTGGCAGTGATACTttttgattcaattcttttcGCGCTAATTAATTGCTTTTCTTGATCTAACACAACCTATACGAATCACCGTTAGCACGGGTGGCACTTGCTGAGCAGGTCCCCGAGAAATTTAAAAGACTGAAAGCCCccaaacagaaataaaatcgCTGCACCTGCACAGACGTGTCTGTGTGCATCGCGATTTCTAATCACTCGCAAGACTTTCTTCCACAAAAAAGTGAGCAGAAAAGAGCCCACAAGAGCCCAGCCATTAAGAAGTGCGCCACTATTTCGCCCCAAAAACACGCCGTCCACTTAAATTCCGTAAGCCAGGCAGCAAAATAGAATTAAATAACAGGGGCAAGCGGGAAAGAGACAGAGCACCTGGCGAAGGGTAGGGCGTTTTTTCAGAGTTTCGCTTTTAATCTGgacaacgacgacgacaaGACGTAAGTGGCTTCCCATATTAATTACTTTACgtttaatttctttagttttgcaatgccacacacatacgcacagTGCATTCCAAGCGAGTGTGTGGCTAGTTCAGTTAGTATTCTGGGCTGCCACCTTTTCGCCGGCCCAAACTAACGGGATCCCTACTGCTGCAACTGTGTGTGTGGGGTCGTGTGCCTGCGTTTTCAATAGGAATTGGACACAATATTAAGAGAATCTTCTGCATTGCTTCCAGCGAATAACAACACACAAATATGAATGGACAGCCGCGCAATGCTGTTCCCTTAAAAGTGGACCTGTACATCACTCATGTGGATCACGTGGGTCCGTATCTGAAGGTCTACGGCCAAATTAACCGAGATGCCGCCTCCCTGATCAGCACACGAATCAGGAATCTGTTGCCCACATGCTTTGCCATTGAGCCCAGTTGGTCAGTGGAGCGCCAGCAGGCTCTCCTCATGCCCGGCACGTTTTGCATATTCAAGAATATCAATGGCCCGGCTCCTGGAGATGTGGAGTACAGGCGAATACGTGTGGTCAGTGCGGACCTGGAGGGTCAATCGATGCGGGCGGAGATCGAGTTCGTGGACTTTGGCTATAAGCGTACTGTAGATATTCACGATGTGTGTGAATGAACCTCCTGTACATTTTAAACAATGCCTTTCTAAACAATATATCCCTTTTAGTTAATGTTCCCCAAGCAGCCCAAGCTGCTGCAGAGTATTCCCCTGCACTGCTTCCAGTACATTGTGCTGGGAATCTGCTCCGAGTGGGATCAGACCGATCTGGCTGTCGTTCAGCAGCTGGTTGTCAACCAGATCGTTCAAATCACTGTTGAACCTACACAAATCTGTGACCAAAAGTTCGCAAGTCTGCGCTGGAAGGATTTTGAGCTCAACGAGTTCTTAGTGCAACAAAGACAAATCGGAGTTTCGGTCGACAAGCAACTCATGATGGACCACTGCAAGAAGCTGTGGAAGGATACTCCGCAGTCGTTGGTCACCGAGTACAACAACAATAGTATACACAACTCAAAGACGCCCATGGAGATGGCCCGTGAGCAACTAGCGGTGCGACAATCCTTAGCTGCTCGCTTGGATGCACAGCGCTCGGTCCAAGTGACACCGTCAAGGCCGCTAAACGCCGATGCCCCTGAATATGCGCCTAAACATCTGCCGCTGGTCAATGTGGTATGAATGTTTAAAATTTCTATAAAAGTAATTTATTAATGTATTAATTTACAGACAAATGTACAGGTGCCAATGCAAGGTCCAAACAATACTCAGAAACCGGTATTTGTATCGACAAATCCTTATAATCGTGCCAACTATCAGCCCGCTGTGCCGGCTGCTCAACCATATGTGCCCAAGGCGAACCCCCGATCGCAATACACCTATTACAATGTTCGCATGAACAAACCGTTTAACGCCATGCCGCCGCCGGGCGGTCCACATGTGCCCATTCTGCACTATAATCAACAGCCTAGCTACGTGTCAGTGAATTATGTTCCTGCACGGTTCACTCCACCTCGAACGCCATCGATTGCGCAACATCAAATCCCCATTCCTGCCTTCAGAACCACCAGCTTAACGGTGGGCCTCACCTACGACGTGGACATAAGCTATGTGGAGAACGGTCCGTACCTATTTTGGGTGCACTTGAAAAGCAGCGATCATGATCTGAGCACCATGATGGGTCAAATTGAACGGACGAAGCTCAAGGCGCTCACTCAGGCTCCTGAGCTTGGAACTGCCTGCGTGGCCCGCTTCTCAGAAGATGGTCATCTGTATCGCGCTATGGTGTGCGCTGTTTACGCCCAACGTTACCGCGTTGTCTACGTGGACTACGGAAACTCTGAGTTGTTGTCCACAAGTGATCTGTTCCAAATACCCCCAGAACTGTTGGAAATCAAACCATTTGCTTTCCGCTTTGCTTTGGCCGGAACCAAGGAAATTGAGCCCATTGACGAAAGCATGAAGCGGATTTTCAAGAAATCGGCCATTTATCGTAACTTTGAACTGACTGTCCAGGCGCCGGAGAGTGTGGGCTCCATGCAAACCTGCCATCTTAACCAGAATGTAAGTGTAAATATAATTAAGACATCAGAATATAAGTAATTTGACATAAATTATTTGCAGGGCACCAATATGCTGGAGCTTCTTAGACAGTTAAAGAACTCGCGTCAGTCCTACAAAAAGGCGGAGCAACTTGAAAACGACGACGCCGTGGAGATCCGTTTTATTGATTCGCCCAGCAACTTCTATGTGCAGAAAGTGGCCAACATAGGAAAGTTCGAGCAGCTCATGGACGAGATGTTCTCCTACTACAATGCAAACCAGAGAGTTCCCGATCAGTTGATCCTTGGCGCACCCTGCATTGTTAAATGCGATCAGGAATGGTACCGTGCAGAGATTCTACGAGTTGATGACTCTGTGATTGTTCGGCACGTAGATTTTGGTTATGAACAGAATGTGAAGCGACACCTGATTGGTCATATTGCTGAGAAGCATCTGGAAATGCCTCGGCAGGCAATTAAGTGCTGCTTGAAAGGATTCGAGAACAGCGAACTCAGCGAGGACAAGGTTACCGATCAGTTTGAAATGTTGGCTGAGGAATCCAATATCCGAAGGCGAACATTTAGTGTGCGTATCTTTCGCATAGAACCCGATGGTCTGAACGTAGTAAACCTACTGGCCAAGAACCTGAATGTGATGAAGAAGCTCTACAAGCTTTCTATGCCTTTTGAACAGTATCTGTCCCTGGAAAAGGGTCAGTTTAATACAAACAACTCGCGTGGCGAGTCTGTGATCTCTTCTGAGTTGAATAAGAGCCATATTTTGAACTCTACAAGCATTGTCGAGACCGAAAATCGTTTGCAAGTACAggaaaaacagcagcaacagaaaaAGGACGATGttaagcagcagcaactagcGGTTGAAATTCCACAAGCAGCAAAGTCAGTTAGCGGAAACAAAAACTCGACTGACTGGGACAAACGTAGCTCCACCTCGGCAGGCTCAAAGGACGGTAAGCGTCAGCAGCAGGAACAAATTCAGCGAGTCGATCGCCATTTAGACTTCAGCTGTGAGACACAGAGCACCGGTAGTTACAACAGTGGCATGAGTTCGCCGCGCAAGGGTAACCGACAACAGAACGGTCGCACACCGATCCAATCACCACGCCATCATGAAAAGCAGGAAGCGAAAAAAAATGCGTAAGTAGCTATATTAAGCTATCCGAGCAGATGCatttaaaatatgaatattctAAAACTTGTGATTACTATTTCATTTTCAGGCGCTTTAGCAACAGCGAGTCACCGCGCAGGAGTAAAGATGGCCAGCAGGGGAACCAACGCTCCCAAAATGCGCCACAGGGCTATGCTCAAAAACCGCAGCGTCAAAAATCCACGTTGGACGGAACTATCAACTCAAAGCGTTCCAGCGGAGTGGTGAGTGATATTACCTCATCCAGCACCGAATCGGTGGCTGCCCCCAAGCCGGAGAAATACGTTTCCTTGGATAAACCGTATGCGCTGCAGGAGATGAGAACACCTAGTAAGGAGGCAGTCAGTCTGTCTTGGTGGGTCTCGCCATTCCAGTTCTACATCGTGCCCAAGTCTGTCTCTGCTAAGTACGATAATGTCTTGCGTGATATGCAAGATTTCTACCGCCAGAAGCAACTCCAGCCACTTCAATTAAAGGTTGGATCCACCGTGGTTGTGCGCCAGCGAAAGAACAATGCCATTCTGCGTGCTACTGTGACCGCATGCAATCACATGATGCGCAAGTATCGCGTTTTTTGCGTGGATACAGGCAGCTTGATAACAGTGACCTCTGAGGATATTTGGCAGTTGGAGCAGCGCTTTGCAGATCTGCCCTGCATGGCACATCGCTGCAGCTTTCACAGCGTCGTTACCAACTATGATCCATTGTACATTGTGGATCGCATGGAAAAGTTCGTGCCAGTTAATGCCAAAGTCGATTGCGAGTTCGTGTCCAAAGAGAAGAGCAACCAAGGCCCGAATACCAGCAGCACTTGCTCCTACACAGTTAATATGTTTGTAAACGGAGCATCACTACGAGATATGCTCGTCAAAGCGGAATTCCTTACCGAAGTGGCACCTGGTAAGAGAAGCAACTTCTTCCTTGAAAATTGAAGAATTATACTGTTTTGTACCCAATCAAGTGTTTTTGTCGATAGTAATGtaatttattcttatttttcaCCAGAGATTCGCGTTAACCTTTTAGCTGGTCAGCAGATTAGAGGAAAATTCACTTCTATTCGTGACATGACAAGCTTTAAGGTTCAGTTTGATTACGGTAACAATGTGAACTTCCTTTGCACCTATGACGATGCTAAATTTGTAAAGTCTAATCCGAATTTGGCCAGGCGATTCAAGGAATTTTACGAGGGTAAATCGTTTGCCTTGAATGTCAAGAATGTCTGCGAAAACAATATGTAAGTTAATATGCACATTACTGTGGGTTACATGATTCATTCGGTACTTTTATTAACAAAATCTGATAAAATGTATGATTTATTTTCAAGCGTTCATCTGAGACCTGTAATGCCGTTGTTCTTAGAGGATCGCAGGGCATTCATCTGCCCCTATCCCGTGGTGTTGAGCTCATTCCAAGCTCTCGTTGTGTACACCGCTAAACCTTACCGCGTGTATGTCCAACCGCAGACCATAGTACCAATTATGCAGACCCTATTGGATAATATGTATGAACACTACAAGGCCAAGGGTAAATACTTTAGTTGATATTTAGACCGTCAAATTAACctccttttttattttaggCGACTCTTTGAAAAAATTTGATGTGGGACAGATCTGTGCTGTACGAAGATCCGATGGCAATTGGTACCGAGCCAGAATCTCAGGAAAGGATTCGAATGAAGCGTGTTTAGAGGTATTTTACATCGATTACGGCTACACAGAGGAAATAAAGCGTGACGATATCAAGGCATTGGATGCAAAGTTTTATGAGCACGCAAGCGGCTTTGCAGTGGAGATTAATTTGCCGATTGGCCGCCCCAGCAACGATACAAAGCTAAAGGCGCGTATAGCCGAGATTCTTGAGAAGAAGGTTGTCACTATCAAATCGATTGAGGTGCGGCGCAGTCATCTAATTGCTGATGTCATTTTGGAAAACAATCAGAGTGTGATAGACCTGCTAAAATCTGAGAAGCTAGTACCCGGCAAAGATTTGGATTACATGCGCAAGCAAATGGAGAAAGGAAAGTCTCGCACTTACGAGTACATTGAAACAGTAGACCTTACCTTGGACGAAGAGGAGGATAAGGGTCGCAAGGAAACTGCCAGCAAGTCGGGTTCGGCAAATGCCTCCCCAAAGAAGAAACAAAATAATGACAAGGATCGCGAGCCCAAAAAGAGTAAACCAGCAGAGCCTGCTCGTACTATTGCTCCACAACCTATTGCATTAAAAACTCCTTCACCAGTTCCGGCGGAGCCAGCACCAGTGCCAAAGCCAGCCACTCCAGTTCCAGAGGTAGTTGAAGTACCAGAAATTAATCCAACTGTGGAAGAAGCTGCTGCCGAGTCAAAGCAAGCTCCTCCACAAGAGGATCCTTACAAAGACTTGGACTGCGTTGTCCTGAGCCATTGCGACAACCCTGCACAGTTCTATGTCCACCCGATCGATCAGCTATCGAAACTAAATCAGCTGCATGAGAACCTTCAGATTGTGTCTCCCTCTTTGCCCCAGTTGATGAACGTGGTAAACGGTGCGGACTGTGTGTCGATGTATTCGGTGGACAAGTGCTGGTATCGCGCTAAAATCATTGATGCCGAGCTAATGGTACTACTTTTCATAGACTATGGCAACACAGATTGCGTATCGGATGCCACTGAGATCAAAGAAAGCATGTGGTCGCACATCGAACCGTTCTGCTTGCCATGCGCACTCCCGATTCGCCCCAAGTGTACTTCGGATTGGGTGGATGCAGCGAATGGCATCTTTAACGAATCGTACTCGAAGATCCCGCGTCTGGAGTATCTTACCCAAGGAGATCACTACACGACCAGCTATGTTAACATGTATATTGATGGCGAGGATGTGGCTAAGAAATTAATTGCCGATGGGTTTGCTAGGCCGTTAGAGTATTTGGCCAGCGGATGCAGCTGCTACATTTCGCACGTGAATGGAATTTGTGATTTCTTTATTCAACTTGAACGTGATTCAAAGGCGCTAGAACTAATTGAATTGTATTTGCGCAAGAAGGACACATTAAAGCCCCTCGAAGGATTTGAAAAGGGTTTGATTGTGGCCGCTCTATTTGAGGACGATGAGCTGTGGTACCGAGCCCAGTTGCAAAAGGAGTTGCCAGATTCGCGATACGAAGTACTCTTTATCGACTACGGTAACACCTCCACCACATCGAAGTGTCTAATGCTGTCCGAGGAGATCGCTAGCCTGCCCAGCTTATCCAAGAAATGTTCGCTGCAGTTGCCTGATGCCTACATCTCATGGACACCAGAAGCGGAGGCCAAATTCGTCGAACTGACAGGCGAGGGTGAACTGGTGTTTACCACACAGCTTCTGAAGCCAGGCCAGGATCATGTCACCATTGATCTCCTCCTGGATGGAGAGAACATCGTCGAGCGCCTTTTGCCGTTGTGCCAGCGAAAGGAATCCAAGGAAGCCAGTAAGGAGTGCCTAGCTGTTACCACTAAAGCTATCATTACACACGTGGAGAATACATCCCGTATATATCTACAATTTAGCGAGAAGGATTCATTAATGGACATTATATGCGAGAAGCTAAATGGAAGCCAGCTGCAGCCTATGACGGAAAAGGCTTCAGTGGATGATATGTGCGTAGTTCAATTCGCCGACGACTTGGAGTTCTATCGCTCACGCATTCTGGAAGTGCTCGAAGATGACCAATACAAAGTCATTATGATTGATTACGGCAATACGACTGTGGTGGATAAGCTTTACGAGTTACCTCAAGACTTCACGCTCATTAAACCTGTGGCCGAAGTATGCAGCATGGAACCCAGCGCCATATTTGAGAAAAATAAGGCTCTAACCCTGACAACACTTGACGCACTGCTGGACAGCTGCAAATGTGTTGTGGCGGTGGAATTTGTAAACAAGTCTGCCAATCCTCCTGTGGTCAGATTGACTACTAAAGATAAGAGGAGCCTGAATATCTATGAACACCTTCAGAAGCTGGTTCAAGCCGAGCTAAAACTAATCCAAAAGCGAAACGAGAACTCTGAATGCGTTATCTCATATGGCAGCTCCCCCAAGAGTTTTTATGTGCAAATGAAGCACAATTCAGCGGATTTGGACTTGATTGTAAAGACACTGCAGTCCTTAAAGAAGGAGAAACTGAAAAAATTAATCGATCCTACAACAAATTCAAACGGTGTTTGCTACTCTCAAGAGGATGCCTGTTACTATCGCTGTAGTATCAAGTCGGTATTGGAACCTAACCAGGGTTTTGAAGTCTTTTGGCTAGATTATGGAAACACCCTGGTCGTTCCTGAGGTCTGGCAGCTACCCGAAGAGATAGAGCCGATTCCATCGTTGGCTCTACACTGCCAGCTGAGTAATATTCCGATGGATGTGTCTGACGAAAAGCTAGAAGAAGCCTTTGCTGCTTTGCTAGAGCAGCACTTCGGAGAACTATACGAAATAACCACTCAGCCGAACGAGGATGAGACGAAACCCCTGATTGCTCAACTCCGTATAAACTACAAGGAT carries:
- the LOC6615323 gene encoding GTP cyclohydrolase 1 isoform X4, with translation MKPQTSEQNGSGQNGEGAADAVAVATIPTGEASAASATSGTDLTVSKSSQQLKLDMLNLELASNGSGHEKCTFHHDLELDHKPPTREALLPDMARSYRLLLGGLGENPDRQGLIKTPERAAKAMLYFTKGYDQSLEDVLNGAVFDEDHDEMVVVKDIEMFSMCEHHLVPFYGKVSIGYLPCNKILGLSKLARIVEIFSRRLQVQERLTKQIAVAVTQAVQPAGVAVVVEGVHMCMVMRGVQKINSKTVTSTMLGVFRDDPKTREEFLNLVNSK
- the LOC6615328 gene encoding maternal protein tudor, with protein sequence MNGQPRNAVPLKVDLYITHVDHVGPYLKVYGQINRDAASLISTRIRNLLPTCFAIEPSWSVERQQALLMPGTFCIFKNINGPAPGDVEYRRIRVVSADLEGQSMRAEIEFVDFGYKRTVDIHDLMFPKQPKLLQSIPLHCFQYIVLGICSEWDQTDLAVVQQLVVNQIVQITVEPTQICDQKFASLRWKDFELNEFLVQQRQIGVSVDKQLMMDHCKKLWKDTPQSLVTEYNNNSIHNSKTPMEMAREQLAVRQSLAARLDAQRSVQVTPSRPLNADAPEYAPKHLPLVNVTNVQVPMQGPNNTQKPVFVSTNPYNRANYQPAVPAAQPYVPKANPRSQYTYYNVRMNKPFNAMPPPGGPHVPILHYNQQPSYVSVNYVPARFTPPRTPSIAQHQIPIPAFRTTSLTVGLTYDVDISYVENGPYLFWVHLKSSDHDLSTMMGQIERTKLKALTQAPELGTACVARFSEDGHLYRAMVCAVYAQRYRVVYVDYGNSELLSTSDLFQIPPELLEIKPFAFRFALAGTKEIEPIDESMKRIFKKSAIYRNFELTVQAPESVGSMQTCHLNQNGTNMLELLRQLKNSRQSYKKAEQLENDDAVEIRFIDSPSNFYVQKVANIGKFEQLMDEMFSYYNANQRVPDQLILGAPCIVKCDQEWYRAEILRVDDSVIVRHVDFGYEQNVKRHLIGHIAEKHLEMPRQAIKCCLKGFENSELSEDKVTDQFEMLAEESNIRRRTFSVRIFRIEPDGLNVVNLLAKNLNVMKKLYKLSMPFEQYLSLEKGQFNTNNSRGESVISSELNKSHILNSTSIVETENRLQVQEKQQQQKKDDVKQQQLAVEIPQAAKSVSGNKNSTDWDKRSSTSAGSKDGKRQQQEQIQRVDRHLDFSCETQSTGSYNSGMSSPRKGNRQQNGRTPIQSPRHHEKQEAKKNARFSNSESPRRSKDGQQGNQRSQNAPQGYAQKPQRQKSTLDGTINSKRSSGVVSDITSSSTESVAAPKPEKYVSLDKPYALQEMRTPSKEAVSLSWWVSPFQFYIVPKSVSAKYDNVLRDMQDFYRQKQLQPLQLKVGSTVVVRQRKNNAILRATVTACNHMMRKYRVFCVDTGSLITVTSEDIWQLEQRFADLPCMAHRCSFHSVVTNYDPLYIVDRMEKFVPVNAKVDCEFVSKEKSNQGPNTSSTCSYTVNMFVNGASLRDMLVKAEFLTEVAPEIRVNLLAGQQIRGKFTSIRDMTSFKVQFDYGNNVNFLCTYDDAKFVKSNPNLARRFKEFYEGKSFALNVKNVCENNIVHLRPVMPLFLEDRRAFICPYPVVLSSFQALVVYTAKPYRVYVQPQTIVPIMQTLLDNMYEHYKAKGDSLKKFDVGQICAVRRSDGNWYRARISGKDSNEACLEVFYIDYGYTEEIKRDDIKALDAKFYEHASGFAVEINLPIGRPSNDTKLKARIAEILEKKVVTIKSIEVRRSHLIADVILENNQSVIDLLKSEKLVPGKDLDYMRKQMEKGKSRTYEYIETVDLTLDEEEDKGRKETASKSGSANASPKKKQNNDKDREPKKSKPAEPARTIAPQPIALKTPSPVPAEPAPVPKPATPVPEVVEVPEINPTVEEAAAESKQAPPQEDPYKDLDCVVLSHCDNPAQFYVHPIDQLSKLNQLHENLQIVSPSLPQLMNVVNGADCVSMYSVDKCWYRAKIIDAELMVLLFIDYGNTDCVSDATEIKESMWSHIEPFCLPCALPIRPKCTSDWVDAANGIFNESYSKIPRLEYLTQGDHYTTSYVNMYIDGEDVAKKLIADGFARPLEYLASGCSCYISHVNGICDFFIQLERDSKALELIELYLRKKDTLKPLEGFEKGLIVAALFEDDELWYRAQLQKELPDSRYEVLFIDYGNTSTTSKCLMLSEEIASLPSLSKKCSLQLPDAYISWTPEAEAKFVELTGEGELVFTTQLLKPGQDHVTIDLLLDGENIVERLLPLCQRKESKEASKECLAVTTKAIITHVENTSRIYLQFSEKDSLMDIICEKLNGSQLQPMTEKASVDDMCVVQFADDLEFYRSRILEVLEDDQYKVIMIDYGNTTVVDKLYELPQDFTLIKPVAEVCSMEPSAIFEKNKALTLTTLDALLDSCKCVVAVEFVNKSANPPVVRLTTKDKRSLNIYEHLQKLVQAELKLIQKRNENSECVISYGSSPKSFYVQMKHNSADLDLIVKTLQSLKKEKLKKLIDPTTNSNGVCYSQEDACYYRCSIKSVLEPNQGFEVFWLDYGNTLVVPEVWQLPEEIEPIPSLALHCQLSNIPMDVSDEKLEEAFAALLEQHFGELYEITTQPNEDETKPLIAQLRINYKDFVQELVSTVTGVQKPLEAELHNCVVVQFDGPMSFYVQMESDVPALEQMTDKLLDAEQDLPAFSDLKEGALCVAQFPEDEVFYRAQILKVLDDGKCEVHFIDFGNNAVTQQFRQLPEELAKPARYSRHCELDASTISKCDAALLQSFIDTRFSETFQVEILATKEAGTHVVRLFYQSKNISEKLQESQ